In Aspergillus nidulans FGSC A4 chromosome IV, a single window of DNA contains:
- a CDS encoding uncharacterized protein (transcript_id=CADANIAT00000638), with protein MSPTYLYSSLVVSILVAQSAAQGEYDPNDIEALNAAGAAGKSGGGGMSTGGMIALCVIVGVVVILGFSSAALFYIAKKRQWAMREALRRSAKQVVRAVKTPLTPRFPRSQRPLTPDGDSDAADRSAPRVKPARKPTDVEKDAVITSNEASKSSETKPRGWSSYFSFNRS; from the exons ATGTCTCCTACGTATCTATACAGCTCTCTTGTGGTCTCCATTCTTGTCGCCCAGTCGGCCGCTCAGGGTGAATACGATCCAAATGACATCGAGGCTTTAAATGCTGCTGGTGCAGCTGGGAAGTCGGGCGGTGGAGGCATGTCCACTGGAGGCATGATTGCGCTCTGTGTGATTGTTGGAGTGGTTGTTATCTTAGGAT tctcttccgccgctCTCTTCTACATAGCCAAGAAGCGTCAATGGGCTATGCGCGAGGCGCTCCGACGATCCGCCAAACAAGTGGTTCGAGCCGTCAAGACGCCTCTCACGCCCCGGTTTCCCAGAAGCCAACGGCCGCTTACTCCGGATGGTGATTCAGACGCCGCGGATAGATCTGCACCAAGAGTGAAGCCGGCGAGGAAGCCAACGGACGTGGAAAAGGACGCTGTCATTACATCGAACGAAGCGTCGAAGAGTTCAGAGACCAAGCCTCGTGGCTGGAGCTCTTACTTCTCATTCAACCGCTCGTAA
- the exg2 gene encoding protein exgD (transcript_id=CADANIAT00000639), producing the protein MPSQSRSRDRYGRDSDRDRSRVQPRRRYHVSEDDDDDDDFDDNPRDRRYRRDGYRRAPVDSRAYDSHDDYEVVDVEEEPRRYRSDTERRRERARASPGTSPRKRERTRDSGGGHRRRRTEESDGSQAPQAHRDRRSRTRRDRGLDDEDLEDAARRLRRRERERERERRAETSKHKSTDSSNSSAGLLNANALAKLRAQHEELDRQEQRRAEKEAKAERKRRRKRPAVEGQMRTLDPFPDEVPRGQSKGRIVSGAYLEEGRAPDMEVRLRGGGRGPPRERRWEKDSDGSAPLTPFWKRKKWWWIGAIVLVIVVIIIVVAVVVSNNKKSDSDSDSDSNSGSSDSWGGDKSSLNGLDHDSIPKSAQGTVLDPWTWYETTDFNVTYTDETVGGLSVMGLNSTWDDSVAPNENVPPLNKPFPYGSQPIRGVNIGGLLSLEPFITPSLFEGYSSDVVDEYTLTTKLGDNAARKLEEHYATFITEQDFADMAEAGIDHVRIPFSYWAVNPREDEPYVAKISWRYLLRVIEYCRKYGLRVNLDPHGMPGSQNGMNHSGRQGSIRWLNGDDGDTYAQRSLEFHEKISKFFAQDRYKNIITIYGLINEPYMLSLDVEKVLNWTVTAAELVQKNGITAKIAFHDGFLNLSKWKTMLKNGPSNLLLDTHQYTIYNVAQIVLNHTAKVNFVCNDWVGMIGEINSTSEGWGPTICGEFTQADTDCAKNLNNVGRGTRWEGTYSEGDSTMYCPTAEQRTCSCTEANADPSEYSDDYKLFLKTYAEAQMYAFEQAQGWFYWTWHTESAPQWSYKTGWKNGFMPAKAYNPDYKCGDDIPSFGNLPEYY; encoded by the exons ATGCCCAGCCAATCCCGCAGTCGGGACCGATATGGTCGCGACAGTGATCGCGATCGTTCCCGCGTCCAACCACGCAGAAGATACCACGTAtccgaggacgatgacgatgacgacgatttCGACGACAACCCACGCGACCGCCGTTACAGACGAGATGGCTACCGGCGCGCGCCTGTTGATTCACGAGCTTACGATTCTCACGACGATTACGAAGTAGTtgatgtggaggaggaacCACGGAGATACCGATCGGATACAGAGCGACGGCGGGAACGGGCCAGGGCGTCACCGGGCACGTCACCTCGCAAACGAGAACGCACACGGGACTCAGGCGGTGGGCACAGACGACGGCGAACAGAAGAGAGCGATGGCAGCCAGGCGCCGCAAGCCCACCGGGATAGGAGGTCACGCACAAGACGGGATCGCGGcctggacgatgaggatTTAGAAGACGCTGCACGAAGACTCCGTCGCCGGGAACGAGAACGCGAGCGAGAACGACGCGCTGAAACCTCTAAGCACAAGAGTACGGACTCTTCGAATAGTTCGGCCGGGTTGTTGAATGCAAACGCCTTGGCTAAACTCAGAGCGCAGCATGAAGAGTTGGACCGTCAGGAACAGCGTCGggcagaaaaagaagctAAAgcggaaaggaaaagaaggcgcAAACGACCCGCAGTCGAAGGGCAGATGCGCACCCTCGATCCGTTTCCTGATGAAGTCCCTCGGGGTCAATCCAAAGGTCGCATCGTATCGGGGGCCtaccttgaagaaggcaggGCTCCAGATATGGAAGTCAGACTGCGTGGGGGCGGAAGAGGGCCACCGAGGGAGAGACGATGGGAGAAAGATAGTGATGGCTCAGCCCCACTGACACCGTtctggaagcggaagaaATGGTGGTGGATTGGAGCCATTGTGCTCGTTATCGTGGTCATAATTATTGTTGTCGCGGTCGTTGTATCGAATAATAAGAAAAGCGACTCAGATTCCGACTCAGATTCCAATTCAGGTTCATCAGATTCTTGGGGTGGTGATAAATCGTCCTTAAATGGACTTGATCACGACAGTATCCCG AAATCCGCCCAAGGCACAGTGCTTGACCCATGGACATGGTACGAAACAACAGACTTCAATGTAACCTATACAGACGAGACTGTTGGTGGGCTCTCTGTTATGGGCTTGAACTCCACCTGGGACGATTCTGTTGCGCCGAACGAAAATGTACCGCCACTTAACAAGCCATTTCCGTATGGGTCACAGCCAATTCGTGGTGTAAACATCGGAGGATTGCTGTCTCTCGAGCCCTTCATCACGCCCTCCCTATTTGAAGGCTACTCATCAGATGTCGTTGATGAGTACACGCTAACCACAAAACTAGGCGACAACGCCGCCAGAAAGCTTGAAGAGCACTACGCAACCTTTATCACAGAACAAGATTTTGCCGACAtggctgaggctgggatCGACCATGTTCGAATCCCATTTTCCTACTGGGCAGTAAACCCCAGGGAAGATGAGCCCTATGTTGCCAAAATCTCGTGGCGTTATCTACTTCGCGTCATCGAGTACTGCCGCAAATACGGACTACGAGTAAACCTCGACCCGCACGGTATGCCGGGCAGCCAAAATGGCATGAATCACAGCGGACGGCAAGGCAGCATTCGCTGGCTAaatggtgatgatggcgacaCATACGCCCAGCGCTCGCTCGAATTTCATGAAAAGATATCCAAGTTCTTCGCCCAGGACCGCTACAAAaacatcatcaccatctaTGGCCTAATCAATGAGCCGTACATGCTTTCCCTGGATGTCGAGAAAGTTCTCAATTGGACCGTCACAGCCGCCGAATTGGTTCAGAAGAACGGCATTACCGCCAAAATTGCCTTCCACGACGGtttcctcaatctcagcaAATGGAAGACAATGCTGAAGAATGGACCCTCGAACCTTCTTCTTGACACCCATCAGTATACTATCTATAATGTTGCCCAGATCGTTCTTAACCACACCGCAAAGGTCAACTTCGTCTGCAATGATTGGGTTGGCATGATTGGTGAAATCAATTCCACTTCTGAAGG CTGGGGTCCCACAATCTGCGGTGAATTCACACAAGCCGACACCGACTGTGCGAAAAACCTCAACAATGTCGGCCGCGGCACCCGCTGGGAAGGCACCTATTCTGAGGGCGACTCGACTATGTACTGCCCCACGGCCGAACAGAGGACATGCAGCTGTACCGAAGCCAACGCAGACCCGTCAGAATACTCAGATGACTACAAGCTGTTCTTAAAAACGTACGCGGAGGCCCAGATGTATGCCTTTGAGCAAGCACAGGGCTGGTTCTACTGGACGTGGCATACTGAGTCGGCGCCGCAGTGGAGCTATAAGACGGGTTGGAAAAATGGATTCATGCCCGCAAAGGCTTATAATCCTGACTACAAATGCGGCGATGACATTCCGAGTTTTGGCAACTTGCCCGAATACTATTGA